The Terriglobia bacterium genome contains a region encoding:
- a CDS encoding MotA/TolQ/ExbB proton channel family protein — MDFVSGLSGVVWKHYLAGGPAMHPITFCSLIALTAIVYKLAVFRRIRMDTGEFLLGIRAALLDGRVAEAVAACGLHRGPVAVAVKAGLLKHGSPPEAVDRAMEHAAIEEIAYLERYLGLLASITAVAPLLGFLGTVIGLIVAFDAVADQGLGNPGVVAQGISVALHTTAWGLVVALVTKSFHDYFSGRVGSCAREMEVAACAVVETFSEMERIRA; from the coding sequence GTGGACTTCGTCAGCGGCCTGTCGGGGGTGGTGTGGAAGCACTACCTGGCCGGCGGCCCCGCCATGCATCCGATCACGTTCTGCTCGCTGATCGCGCTCACCGCGATCGTCTACAAGCTGGCGGTCTTCCGCCGGATCCGGATGGACACCGGCGAGTTCCTCCTCGGCATCCGCGCGGCGCTCCTCGACGGCAGGGTCGCCGAGGCGGTGGCCGCATGCGGCCTTCACCGCGGCCCCGTGGCGGTCGCGGTGAAGGCCGGGCTCCTGAAGCACGGCTCGCCGCCCGAGGCGGTGGACCGCGCGATGGAGCACGCCGCGATCGAGGAGATCGCCTACCTCGAGCGGTACCTGGGCCTCCTCGCGAGCATCACCGCGGTCGCGCCGCTCCTCGGCTTCCTCGGCACCGTGATCGGGCTCATCGTCGCGTTCGACGCGGTGGCCGACCAAGGGCTCGGCAATCCAGGGGTCGTTGCGCAGGGCATCTCGGTGGCGCTCCACACGACGGCGTGGGGGCTCGTCGTCGCGCTCGTGACCAAGTCGTTCCACGATTACTTCTCCGGACGCGTCGGCTCTTGCGCCCGTGAGATGGAGGTCGCCGCGTGCGCCGTCGTCGAGACCTTCTCCGAGATGGAGCGGATCCGGGCGTAG
- a CDS encoding ABC transporter ATP-binding protein has protein sequence MIEFKDVHKTYDMGQAQVKALDAISLEIKKGDYLAVMGPSGSGKSTLMNLIGCLDSPTSGSYRLKGQEIGTLGDDELARIRNREIGFIFQTFNLLPRTDALQNVELPLIYSGVTRRERHERAKHALEAVGLGDRMHHRPNEMSGGQRQRVAIARALVNTPSILLADEPTGNLDSKTGDEIMVLIDQLHAEGNTLILVTHEEELARRAARVIRLRDGQIVSDTQNRREAAPAEA, from the coding sequence CTGATCGAGTTCAAGGACGTCCACAAGACGTACGACATGGGCCAGGCCCAAGTGAAGGCGCTCGACGCGATCTCGCTCGAGATCAAGAAGGGCGACTACCTGGCGGTCATGGGCCCCTCCGGCTCCGGGAAATCCACCCTCATGAACCTGATCGGCTGCCTCGACTCGCCGACGTCCGGCTCGTACCGCCTCAAGGGGCAGGAGATCGGCACGCTGGGGGACGACGAGCTGGCCCGGATCCGGAACCGGGAGATCGGGTTCATCTTCCAGACGTTCAACCTGCTCCCGAGGACCGACGCGCTGCAGAACGTGGAGCTGCCCCTGATCTATTCGGGGGTCACGAGGCGCGAGAGGCACGAGCGCGCGAAGCACGCGCTCGAGGCGGTGGGGCTCGGCGACCGGATGCACCACCGTCCCAACGAGATGTCCGGCGGCCAGCGGCAGCGCGTCGCCATCGCCCGCGCGCTGGTGAACACCCCCTCGATCCTCCTCGCCGACGAGCCCACGGGGAACCTGGACTCGAAGACCGGCGACGAGATCATGGTGCTCATCGACCAGCTCCACGCCGAGGGGAACACGCTCATCCTCGTGACCCACGAGGAGGAGCTCGCCCGCCGGGCCGCGCGCGTGATTCGCCTCCGCGACGGACAGATCGTGTCGGACACGCAGAATCGCCGGGAAGCCGCGCCCGCGGAGGCGTGA
- a CDS encoding phospholipid carrier-dependent glycosyltransferase produces MKRLAARFHPELALLILVAVLTRALALARPAATVFDEIHFGQYAASYFTHQFYFDLHPPLGQLLFAGWAWLFDAGTRPAVDGPATVLRLLAALAGIAIVALVYGVLRRLTGSRLAAFLAGLAIALDGAFVAQARFVLVDNFLIAFGLGAVYAALRWRGHPRAGWLILAGLMAGGAVSIKWTGLSALALVLVIVVREEFARARAGSRRSVELAVVVFLAALVYVAPFRIHFGLLTRSGTGDEFMPEDFQAALIGNPDYLPSAGPGFWTKFLELNQAMYEGNATLTATHPYGSRWYTWPAEARPIHYWDGPYRLADGRQGNIYLIGNPLVWWPASLSVIVAIVLLIRNWRALRKRSLLQALAFLILAYLLNWLPFAAIGRVMFLYHYLFAAIASVMILATLIGSALPEDPRWTRSPRHWAALGFIALSVGGFLFFSPLTYGWPMTPAQHDARVWLSGWR; encoded by the coding sequence ATGAAGCGACTCGCCGCCCGCTTCCACCCGGAACTGGCGCTCTTGATCCTCGTTGCCGTGCTGACACGCGCCCTCGCTCTCGCCCGTCCCGCCGCCACGGTCTTCGACGAAATCCACTTCGGGCAGTACGCCGCGTCCTATTTCACCCATCAGTTCTACTTCGATCTACACCCGCCCCTCGGCCAGCTGCTTTTCGCCGGCTGGGCCTGGCTGTTCGACGCCGGCACGAGGCCTGCGGTCGATGGGCCGGCGACGGTGTTGCGCCTGCTCGCCGCCCTGGCCGGCATCGCCATCGTCGCTCTCGTTTACGGCGTGCTTCGACGGCTCACCGGATCACGGCTGGCTGCGTTCCTCGCGGGACTGGCGATCGCGCTCGACGGAGCCTTCGTCGCCCAAGCCCGATTCGTGCTGGTGGACAACTTCCTGATCGCCTTCGGACTGGGCGCCGTCTACGCCGCCTTGCGCTGGCGAGGACACCCCCGTGCGGGTTGGCTGATCCTGGCCGGCCTTATGGCCGGCGGCGCCGTCTCGATCAAGTGGACCGGTCTGAGCGCGCTCGCGCTCGTCCTCGTGATCGTGGTCCGGGAGGAGTTCGCCCGGGCGCGAGCAGGGTCGCGCCGCTCGGTCGAGCTCGCGGTGGTCGTGTTCCTGGCGGCCCTCGTCTACGTCGCCCCGTTCCGGATCCACTTCGGGCTGCTCACCCGCTCCGGCACGGGAGACGAGTTCATGCCCGAAGACTTCCAGGCCGCGTTGATCGGCAATCCGGACTACCTGCCCTCGGCGGGACCCGGATTCTGGACGAAGTTCCTCGAGCTGAACCAGGCGATGTACGAGGGCAACGCCACGCTGACCGCCACGCATCCGTATGGCTCGAGGTGGTACACCTGGCCCGCCGAGGCTCGGCCGATCCACTACTGGGACGGGCCGTATCGGTTGGCCGACGGCCGGCAGGGGAACATCTACCTGATCGGCAACCCGCTCGTCTGGTGGCCTGCGTCGCTGAGCGTCATCGTCGCGATCGTGCTGTTGATCAGGAACTGGCGGGCACTGCGGAAACGGAGCCTCCTGCAGGCGCTGGCGTTCCTGATCCTCGCCTATCTCCTCAACTGGCTTCCGTTCGCGGCGATCGGCCGGGTGATGTTCCTCTACCACTACCTGTTCGCCGCGATCGCGAGCGTCATGATCCTCGCCACGTTGATCGGATCGGCGCTTCCCGAAGATCCGAGATGGACCCGATCGCCGCGCCACTGGGCTGCCCTGGGCTTCATCGCTCTCAGCGTCGGAGGATTCCTCTTCTTCTCGCCGCTCACGTATGGCTGGCCGATGACTCCCGCCCAGCACGACGCCCGGGTCTGGCTGAGCGGCTGGCGGTAA
- a CDS encoding ABC transporter permease, with amino-acid sequence MFLENLILALKSLWSNKMRSFLTTLGIVIGVGAVIAVVSIVQGFSQVITAEIESLGSNSVVIGPRRPPGKEGEKLARVELTYEDGLALVSASHYVEAVAPIIQQFGHMKVGEESGDYPVIGTTPIFQDLRNYYVELGRFFSPVDDRERQKVCVIANGVLKELKLPRNPVGKTITIGGDAYRIIGVMEPKGQLLGQDFDKFVLIPFSTAVGVYGEQVAKQVALLVHVKNAADVDRATDEMENFLRIRHRLRSDQPDDFEITSQTQILKSFSKFANGVTYVVAGVVSIALLVGGIGIMNIMLVSVTERTREIGVRKAVGARRAHIMVQFVIEAVVLALMGGITGILLGVLTGLLAAKLIPNWPGAFVPVWAVVLSFGFSSAVGLFFGIYPAAKAARLDPIESLRYE; translated from the coding sequence GTGTTCCTCGAGAACCTCATCCTCGCCCTGAAATCGCTCTGGTCGAACAAGATGCGGTCGTTCCTGACCACGCTGGGCATCGTCATCGGCGTCGGGGCGGTGATCGCGGTCGTGTCGATCGTGCAGGGGTTCTCGCAGGTCATCACCGCGGAGATCGAGAGCCTGGGCTCCAATTCGGTGGTGATCGGGCCGAGGAGGCCGCCGGGGAAGGAAGGGGAGAAGCTCGCGAGGGTCGAGCTGACGTACGAGGACGGGCTGGCGCTGGTCTCGGCGAGCCACTACGTCGAGGCGGTCGCGCCGATCATCCAGCAGTTCGGCCACATGAAGGTGGGCGAGGAGTCGGGCGACTACCCCGTCATCGGCACCACGCCGATCTTCCAGGACCTGAGGAACTACTACGTCGAGCTCGGCCGCTTCTTCAGCCCCGTGGACGACCGGGAGCGGCAGAAGGTCTGCGTGATCGCGAACGGCGTCCTCAAGGAGCTGAAGCTGCCGCGGAACCCCGTGGGCAAGACCATCACGATCGGAGGCGACGCGTACCGGATCATCGGCGTCATGGAGCCGAAGGGACAGCTCCTTGGACAGGACTTCGACAAGTTCGTGCTGATCCCCTTCAGCACCGCGGTCGGGGTGTACGGCGAGCAGGTGGCGAAACAGGTTGCCCTCCTCGTCCACGTCAAGAACGCCGCGGACGTAGACCGGGCGACGGACGAGATGGAGAACTTCCTCAGGATCCGGCACCGCCTCCGCTCCGACCAGCCCGACGACTTCGAGATCACGTCCCAGACCCAGATCCTGAAGTCGTTCAGCAAGTTCGCGAACGGCGTGACCTACGTCGTCGCCGGCGTGGTCTCGATCGCGCTCCTGGTCGGCGGGATCGGGATCATGAACATCATGCTGGTGTCGGTCACCGAGAGGACCCGCGAGATCGGCGTCCGCAAGGCGGTGGGCGCGCGGCGCGCGCACATCATGGTGCAGTTCGTGATCGAAGCGGTGGTGCTCGCGCTCATGGGAGGGATCACCGGCATCCTGCTGGGGGTCCTGACCGGCCTGCTCGCCGCGAAGCTGATCCCGAACTGGCCCGGCGCCTTCGTGCCGGTCTGGGCGGTCGTCCTCTCGTTCGGCTTCTCGTCCGCCGTCGGCCTCTTCTTCGGGATCTACCCCGCCGCCAAGGCGGCACGGCTCGACCCGATCGAGTCGCTGCGGTACGAGTAG